The nucleotide window TCAAAGCGACCATCACCTGTTCAAGGCCTTGATGCTCCATCAGAGTATCATACAAGTCCTTTGCCTTTTCAGGTGCCAGTTTCGGAATCTGGTCCAGAACAGAGGGATTCTCGATGATCCTCGTGATGGCTTTTTCACCAAGAGTCTCAACGATTTTTTCAGCCGTTTTCTTTCCGATTCCTTTAAAAAGGTCACTGGACAAATAGCTGATGATTCCCTGTTTGGACTGGGGAAGGTCTTTTCTGAAATGCGTTGCATGAAATTGGGCGCCAAACTTGGGATGTTCTTTTACTTCACCAAAGAAAATATATGTCTCCTGCTCATGAATCCTGGGGAAGTACCCGGTAATGACTGCCTCTTTATCATCATACTGTTCATTTGTTTCCTCGACCCTGATTCTCAGTACGGTGTAAAGGTTTTGTTCATTATGGAAAATGGTGACTAAATGCTTTCCTTTCATGAACTTCCCCTGCTCTGAAAACAAATCTAGAGAGTCCTGCTTATCCAAAGTTCCTTCCCCCTTTCCGCTGATCCATCGTATTTACTGGTTCTCTTGTCCCTCAATCAATTTCTTTCCGTGGCCGGCCAGCAGATGGTCAGGCTGTACTTCCAATGCGCGATTGAACATTTCAAGCGCTTTTTTGCCATCTTCTTTGAAACCGTAGGCAACCCCAAGATTATAGAGTGCATCGGCATGTCCAGGGTCAAGCATAACTGACTTATCAAGTACGGTTATTGCTTCATCAATAAAGTTTTCCCTCGCAAGGCAGAGCCCGTATTGGAAATGCGCTTCAGCATCATCCTCAAGAAGTTCAGTGCTTCGCTGCAGATATGGCAATGCCAGCTTGCTGTTTTCCATATTCGCAAGGCTCATGCCAAGCATGAAAAAGTTATCCCCGGTTTCGAGACCCTTTTTCAGGGCTAGTTCAAACATACTTTTAGCCTGAGCAAAATTTTGCTGGTCAAAATAAACGCCACCCTTGCTGTAATAGGCAGCAGGGGCATTTTCATCAAGATCGATTGCTTTATCGTAAAAATTCATTGCTCTTTCGGTATCACCTACTGCTGTCAGGACATTCCCGAAATTTATGTATGCAACAGGATCCTTTGGCTGTTCTTCGATCGCTTCAGCGAAAGCCTTGGCAGCCTCTTCCCATTTTCCTTCTCTCATTAAATCAATACCTGTCTGGTTTTTATCCATTTTGAACACTCCATTCTCCATGCCAGTATACCACAATCATGTAATCAAACTCACAAAATAATCCCCGGCGAAGCTGGCCCGCCGGGGATCAATCAGAATTAACCGACATATGTCAATTTGCTTCCGTTTTTGAAAATCTCATCAAGCGTTCCGCCGCCAAGACATTCTTCTCCATCATAGAAAACGACAGCTTGTCCTGGGGTAACAGCTCGGATTGGTTCTTTGAAAATCACTTTTGCGGTTCCATCGTCCTGAAGCTCAACCGTTACAGCATTATCAGGCTGACGGTAGCGGAATTTCGCCGTGCACTCAAAGGTCTTTGGCTTTGGCTTGTCGGATACGAAGCTGATATTCACAGCCGTAATGCTGTCTGAATAGAGCAGATCGTTATGGAATCCTTGTTCAACTAGCAATACATTGCGTTCAAGGTCCTTTCCAACCACGAACCATGGTTCGCCTGCACCGCCGATTCCAAGACCTTGTCTCTGGCCGATTGTATAATACATCAGACCGTCATGCTTGCCTTTTACTTCACCACTCATGGTCTCCATATTTCCCGGCTGGGCTGGAAGGTAATTCCCAAGGAACTCCTTGAAATTCCTTTCGCCGATGAAGCAAATGCCAGTGCTGTCTTTTTTCGTTGCTGTGGCTAGATTTGCTTCCTTTGCCAGTTCCCTCACGCGGGACTTTTCCATATCGCCAATGGGGAACAATACTTTTTCCAATTGGCTCTGGTTCAGCTGATTCAAGAAGTATGTCTGGTCTTTGTTCTCATCAAGTCCGCGAAGCATTTTCCGCTCGCCGTCCCGGTCTTCCACGCGGGCATAATGGCCTGTCGCAAGATAATCCGCTCCAAGATTCA belongs to Mesobacillus sp. AQ2 and includes:
- a CDS encoding tetratricopeptide repeat protein encodes the protein MDKNQTGIDLMREGKWEEAAKAFAEAIEEQPKDPVAYINFGNVLTAVGDTERAMNFYDKAIDLDENAPAAYYSKGGVYFDQQNFAQAKSMFELALKKGLETGDNFFMLGMSLANMENSKLALPYLQRSTELLEDDAEAHFQYGLCLARENFIDEAITVLDKSVMLDPGHADALYNLGVAYGFKEDGKKALEMFNRALEVQPDHLLAGHGKKLIEGQENQ
- the mnmA gene encoding tRNA 2-thiouridine(34) synthase MnmA codes for the protein MEKSPKDTRVVVGMSGGVDSSVAALVLKEQGYDVIGIFMKNWDDTDENGVCTATEDYEDVIRVCNQIGIPYYAVNFEKQYWDKVFTYFLDEYKAGRTPNPDVMCNKEIKFKAFLEHAMNLGADYLATGHYARVEDRDGERKMLRGLDENKDQTYFLNQLNQSQLEKVLFPIGDMEKSRVRELAKEANLATATKKDSTGICFIGERNFKEFLGNYLPAQPGNMETMSGEVKGKHDGLMYYTIGQRQGLGIGGAGEPWFVVGKDLERNVLLVEQGFHNDLLYSDSITAVNISFVSDKPKPKTFECTAKFRYRQPDNAVTVELQDDGTAKVIFKEPIRAVTPGQAVVFYDGEECLGGGTLDEIFKNGSKLTYVG